In the Magnolia sinica isolate HGM2019 chromosome 15, MsV1, whole genome shotgun sequence genome, one interval contains:
- the LOC131227103 gene encoding uncharacterized protein LOC131227103, with translation MSLSAAAEEDSAPDIHLPADIDWQMLDKSKFFVLGAALFSGVSATLYPVVVLKTRQQVCQAHLSCFKTAVSILRHEGLRGLYRGFGTSLTGTIPARALYMTALEVTKSNVGTATVRLGFPEPAASTIANAAAGLSAAMAAQLVWTPIDVVSQRLMVQGNPSSSSSSSMSKYCGGVDAFRKILRSDGLRGLYRGFGMSILTYAPSNAVWWASYSVAQRLVWDGLGCYYYCRREPDGKGSAPFRPDSKTVMAVQGLSAAMAGGVSALITMPLDTIKTRLQVLDGEENGRRPPTIGQTVRNLVREGGWAACYRGLGPRWASMSVSATTMITTYEFLKRLSAKRQESLT, from the coding sequence ATGAGCTTGAGTGCTGCCGCCGAAGAGGATTCGGCGCCTGACATCCATCTGCCTGCCGATATCGATTGGCAGATGCTTGATAAATCGAAGTTCTTTGTCCTCGGTGCGGCCCTTTTCTCTGGCGTATCCGCTACTCTCTACCCTGTCGTTGTCCTCAAGACCCGTCAGCAGGTCTGCCAGGCGCACCTCTCCTGCTTCAAGACAGCGGTCTCGATCCTCCGCCATGAGGGCCTTCGTGGCCTCTACCGTGGGTTCGGCACCTCCCTCACAGGGACAATCCCCGCACGGGCGCTCTACATGACTGCTCTTGAGGTCACCAAGAGCAACGTTGGGACTGCCACCGTGCGGCTGGGATTCCCTGAGCCTGCGGCATCGACAATCGCCAACGCAGCCGCGGGGCTCAGTGCTGCCATGGCTGCGCAGCTCGTCTGGACTCCCATTGACGTCGTCAGCCAGCGGCTCATGGTGCAGGGGAAtccctcatcttcttcttcatcttccatGTCCAAATACTGTGGCGGAGTTGATGCATTCCGGAAGATTCTCAGATCGGACGGGCTGCGGGGTCTGTATAGGGGGTTTGGGATGTCGATCTTGACGTATGCGCCATCGAATGCGGTTTGGTGGGCATCATATTCAGTGGCCCAGCGGCTCGTTTGGGACGGGCTAGGCTGCTACTATTACTGTAGAAGAGAGCCTGATGGTAAAGGAAGTGCCCCATTTCGGCCTGATTCGAAGACGGTCATGGCTGTTCAGGGGCTGAGCGCTGCAATGGCAGGTGGGGTTTCAGCTTTGATCACGATGCCGTTGGATACGATCAAGACAAGGTTGCAGGTGTTGGATGGGGAGGAGAATGGGAGGCGGCCCCCAACGATTGGGCAGACAGTTAGGAATCTTGTGAGGGAGGGTGGGTGGGCTGCGTGTTACAGAGGCCTGGGCCCGAGATGGGCATCCATGTCAGTGTCCGCAACCACGATGATCACTACCTATGAGTTCCTGAAGCGGTTGTCTGCGAAGAGGCAAGAGAGCTTGACTTGA